The Polymorphobacter megasporae genome window below encodes:
- a CDS encoding cysteine desulfurase family protein, with the protein MTPIYLDWAATAPIDPAAIDAMADAARAWANPSSVHGAGRRAHGLLEAARADVAAALGCPARSIVFTGGGTEALGLALAQSPQRLISAVEHDAVRAQAPGAGVIPVDANGVVDFSALDTMLATIERPLVAVMHVNNETGVIQPVAEVAEMVAARGGTLLVDAVQSAGKLPLPQADYVAVSAHKLGGSPGVGALIVRDHVAAVAKGGGQERGQRAGTENLPGIAGFAAALTARAADGGWLDRATRLSERLEVQLPGAIVHGSGAARLGTIACIGLPGVAAMTQLMALDLAGFAASAGAACSSGKVKTSHVLGAMGVGAGAAGEAIRVSLGWTTTAADVDAFAAAWRAMADRLGRRAA; encoded by the coding sequence TTGACGCCAATCTATCTCGACTGGGCCGCAACCGCGCCGATTGACCCCGCCGCGATCGACGCGATGGCCGATGCCGCGCGCGCCTGGGCGAACCCGTCTTCGGTCCATGGGGCGGGACGGCGGGCGCATGGGCTGCTCGAAGCGGCGCGGGCGGACGTTGCGGCGGCGCTGGGGTGTCCGGCGCGGTCGATCGTGTTTACCGGCGGCGGGACCGAGGCGCTCGGGCTGGCGCTGGCGCAGTCGCCGCAGCGGCTGATCTCGGCGGTCGAGCACGATGCGGTGCGGGCGCAGGCTCCGGGTGCGGGGGTGATCCCGGTCGATGCGAACGGGGTGGTCGACTTTTCCGCGCTCGATACGATGCTCGCGACCATCGAACGCCCGCTCGTCGCGGTAATGCACGTCAATAACGAGACGGGTGTGATCCAGCCGGTCGCCGAGGTCGCCGAGATGGTCGCAGCGCGCGGCGGCACGCTGCTCGTCGACGCGGTCCAGTCGGCAGGCAAGCTGCCGCTTCCGCAAGCTGATTACGTCGCGGTGTCGGCGCACAAGCTGGGCGGGTCGCCGGGGGTCGGTGCGCTGATCGTGCGGGATCACGTCGCGGCGGTGGCGAAGGGCGGCGGGCAGGAGCGGGGGCAGCGCGCGGGGACCGAGAATCTGCCGGGGATCGCCGGGTTCGCCGCCGCGCTGACCGCGCGCGCTGCCGATGGAGGGTGGCTCGACCGGGCGACGCGGCTCAGCGAGCGCCTCGAAGTGCAGTTGCCGGGGGCGATCGTCCACGGCTCGGGGGCAGCGCGCCTTGGGACGATCGCGTGCATCGGACTCCCCGGGGTCGCGGCGATGACGCAGTTGATGGCGCTCGACCTCGCCGGATTCGCGGCCAGCGCCGGGGCAGCGTGCTCGTCGGGCAAGGTCAAGACGAGCCACGTTCTCGGCGCGATGGGGGTCGGTGCGGGAGCGGCGGGGGAGGCGATCCGCGTCAGTCTCGGCTGGACGACGACCGCGGCGGACGTCGACGCCTTCGCCGCGGCGTGGCGCGCGATGGCCGACCGGCTGGGGCGGCGCGCGGCGTGA
- a CDS encoding alpha/beta hydrolase, giving the protein MPEVIFPGPEGRLEGRYQPASRARAPVAIILQPHPQQGTMNHPIAMALYNTFVRRGFATLRFNFRGVGRSQGVFDNGIGELSDAASALDWMQQFNPEASTTWVGGFSFGAWIGMQLLMRRPEIKGFISIAPPANMYDFTFLAPCPSSGIIVDGEADEVVTGASVQKLVDKLKTQRHITIDHETIPKANHFFEHEMPDLMKVVDAYLDKRLSADR; this is encoded by the coding sequence GTGCCCGAAGTCATTTTCCCCGGTCCCGAGGGCCGTCTCGAAGGCCGTTACCAGCCCGCCAGCCGCGCCCGCGCGCCGGTCGCGATCATCCTCCAGCCGCATCCGCAGCAGGGGACGATGAACCATCCGATCGCGATGGCGCTGTACAACACCTTCGTCCGCCGCGGCTTCGCGACGCTGCGCTTCAACTTCCGCGGCGTCGGACGCAGCCAGGGCGTGTTCGACAACGGCATCGGCGAGCTGAGCGACGCCGCATCCGCACTCGACTGGATGCAGCAGTTCAACCCCGAGGCGTCGACGACATGGGTCGGCGGCTTCAGCTTCGGCGCGTGGATCGGCATGCAGCTGTTGATGCGCCGCCCCGAGATCAAGGGCTTCATCTCGATCGCCCCGCCGGCGAACATGTACGACTTCACCTTCCTCGCGCCGTGCCCGTCGTCGGGGATCATCGTCGACGGCGAAGCCGACGAGGTCGTCACCGGCGCGAGCGTCCAGAAGCTCGTCGACAAGCTCAAGACCCAGCGCCACATCACGATCGACCACGAGACGATCCCCAAGGCGAATCACTTCTTCGAACACGAGATGCCCGATTTGATGAAGGTCGTGGACGCGTATCTCGACAAGCGCCTGAGCGCTGATCGGTAA
- the mtgA gene encoding monofunctional biosynthetic peptidoglycan transglycosylase → MVRTVGWLLGKLVTVAIVAVLFAVAWALAYRWIDPPITVPMIRDALAGQHVERTWARLDQIAPAMPRAVIGAEDSTFCSHHGFDFGAIEHAAEKNATSRKVIGGSTISQQTAKNAFLWPGRSYLRKGLEAYFTVLIEAMWGKPRIMEVYLNIAELGPGIYGVEAAAQHYFGVSAARLSPAQASRIAAILPQPIKRDAAALHGAVKRHARAIERRIGVVRRDAIDGCLAD, encoded by the coding sequence GTGGTGCGAACGGTCGGCTGGCTCCTCGGCAAGCTCGTCACCGTGGCGATAGTCGCCGTGCTGTTCGCGGTCGCGTGGGCGCTCGCCTATCGCTGGATCGACCCGCCGATAACCGTGCCGATGATCCGCGACGCGCTCGCCGGGCAGCATGTCGAGCGGACGTGGGCGCGGCTCGACCAGATCGCGCCGGCGATGCCGCGCGCGGTGATCGGCGCCGAGGATTCGACATTCTGCTCGCACCACGGCTTCGATTTCGGCGCGATCGAGCACGCCGCCGAGAAGAACGCGACGTCGCGCAAGGTCATCGGCGGCTCGACGATCTCGCAGCAGACCGCGAAGAACGCCTTCCTCTGGCCGGGTCGCTCGTACCTCCGCAAGGGGCTCGAGGCATATTTCACCGTCCTGATCGAGGCGATGTGGGGCAAGCCGCGGATCATGGAGGTCTATCTCAACATCGCCGAACTCGGCCCCGGCATCTACGGCGTCGAGGCCGCGGCACAGCATTATTTCGGGGTCAGCGCCGCCCGGCTGAGCCCGGCGCAAGCCTCGCGCATCGCCGCGATCCTGCCGCAGCCGATCAAGCGCGACGCCGCCGCCCTCCACGGCGCGGTCAAGCGCCACGCCCGCGCGATCGAGCGGCGGATCGGGGTGGTGCGGCGCGATGCGATCGACGGGTGCCTGGCGGACTGA
- a CDS encoding YbaB/EbfC family nucleoid-associated protein: MPNMDDIMKMAQGLQADMAKAQASLDGIEVEGAAGGGLVKVRATAKGRIIGVDIDPSLLNTADKDMLEDLIVAAFNDAKGKADAVGHAEMQKMTAGLPLPPGFKLPGM; the protein is encoded by the coding sequence ATGCCTAACATGGACGACATCATGAAGATGGCGCAGGGCCTCCAGGCCGACATGGCCAAGGCGCAGGCGAGCCTCGACGGGATCGAGGTCGAGGGCGCGGCGGGCGGCGGTCTGGTCAAGGTCCGCGCGACCGCGAAAGGCCGCATCATCGGCGTCGACATCGACCCGTCGCTGCTCAACACCGCCGACAAGGACATGCTCGAAGACCTGATTGTCGCTGCGTTCAACGACGCCAAGGGCAAGGCCGACGCCGTCGGACACGCCGAGATGCAGAAGATGACCGCCGGCCTGCCGCTGCCGCCGGGGTTCAAGCTGCCGGGGATGTAA
- a CDS encoding cysteine desulfurase family protein, with product MTRPIYLDYAATTPLDPAVLAAMQPWLADKFGNPHSPHLWGYEADAAIEVARGQVAALLGAAAETVSFTGGATESVNWALKGVMTAPGQTRRRLVTLATEHSCVLETARWLESIGCALTIVGVRPDGIVDLAALDAAMGDDVALVSAMLVNNETGVIQPVADIAACAHAAGALMHCDAAQGFGKVDCTALGVDLLSLTAHKIYGPKGVGALYRRAGVALTPLLHGGGQEDGRSGTLSPALCVGLGTAAAIAGERMAIDAAHARALWDRLLGGIDVAYRVNGALTDRWFGTVNLGFPEVDPARLFSAVRDLAVSTGSACASASGRPSHVLAAMAGSVPGLRIGWGRFTTDAEIDTAAAVLTAAARRLHSRAA from the coding sequence GTGACCCGCCCGATCTACCTCGATTATGCCGCGACGACGCCGCTCGATCCGGCGGTGCTCGCGGCGATGCAGCCGTGGCTGGCGGACAAGTTCGGCAATCCGCATTCGCCGCATCTGTGGGGCTACGAGGCCGACGCGGCGATCGAGGTGGCGCGCGGGCAGGTCGCGGCGCTGCTCGGCGCGGCGGCGGAGACCGTGTCGTTCACTGGCGGGGCGACCGAATCGGTCAACTGGGCGCTCAAGGGGGTGATGACCGCGCCCGGACAGACGCGGCGGCGGCTGGTGACGCTGGCGACCGAGCATAGCTGCGTTCTCGAAACCGCGCGGTGGCTCGAAAGCATCGGCTGCGCGCTGACGATCGTCGGGGTGCGGCCCGACGGGATCGTCGATTTGGCGGCACTCGACGCGGCGATGGGCGACGACGTTGCGCTGGTCTCGGCGATGCTGGTCAACAACGAGACAGGGGTGATCCAGCCGGTTGCGGACATCGCGGCGTGCGCGCACGCGGCGGGGGCGCTGATGCACTGCGACGCAGCGCAGGGGTTCGGCAAGGTCGACTGCACCGCGCTCGGCGTCGACCTGCTTAGCCTGACCGCGCACAAGATCTACGGCCCGAAGGGCGTTGGCGCGCTCTACCGGCGGGCGGGCGTCGCGCTGACCCCGCTGCTCCACGGCGGCGGGCAGGAGGATGGGCGGTCAGGCACTTTGTCGCCTGCGCTGTGCGTCGGGCTCGGCACCGCGGCGGCCATCGCGGGCGAGCGCATGGCCATCGACGCCGCGCATGCCCGCGCTTTGTGGGACCGGCTGCTCGGCGGGATCGACGTCGCGTACCGCGTCAATGGCGCGCTCACCGACCGCTGGTTCGGTACTGTCAATCTCGGCTTTCCGGAGGTCGATCCAGCGCGGCTGTTCAGCGCCGTCCGCGACCTCGCTGTCTCGACCGGGTCGGCGTGCGCGAGCGCGAGCGGCCGCCCGAGCCATGTTCTCGCGGCGATGGCCGGGTCGGTCCCCGGGCTGCGGATCGGCTGGGGGCGCTTCACCACCGACGCCGAGATCGACACCGCCGCTGCCGTCTTGACCGCGGCCGCGCGCCGCCTTCATAGCCGCGCCGCATGA
- a CDS encoding anhydro-N-acetylmuramic acid kinase: MLAVGLMSGTSMDGIDAALIETDGVDAVRRIAFSTEPYDEAFRARLRGAMSAALAMAAPAPDVEIDSVARELTERHAAAVTALLAAAGVAASAVDVVGFHGQTIAHRPDRRWTWQIGDGALLARLTGIEVVSDFRSADVAAGGHGAPLAPAYHRALVAGLGSEPVAVLNLGGVGNITWFGASGWGSFDTGPGNALIDDWVRAGNGSSHDAGGALASSGIVHEQVVDAMLDLDWFDLPGPKSLDRADFGLGTVRGLSLADGAATLTAFTAATVAQALRHVADRPAHLLVTGGGRHNPALMAMLATRTGLQVTPVEAVGWDGDALEAEAFGYLAVRVLNGLPTSWPETTGVPQPVTGGRIDRPAG; this comes from the coding sequence ATGCTCGCAGTCGGACTCATGTCGGGAACGTCGATGGACGGGATCGATGCGGCGTTGATCGAGACCGACGGGGTCGACGCGGTCCGCCGGATCGCGTTCTCGACCGAGCCGTACGACGAGGCGTTTCGTGCGCGGCTGCGCGGCGCAATGTCGGCGGCGCTGGCAATGGCCGCTCCCGCGCCGGACGTCGAAATCGACAGCGTCGCCCGCGAGCTGACCGAGCGGCACGCGGCGGCGGTGACGGCGTTGCTCGCCGCAGCCGGGGTGGCGGCGAGCGCGGTCGACGTCGTCGGTTTCCACGGCCAGACGATCGCGCACCGCCCCGACCGCCGCTGGACATGGCAGATCGGCGACGGCGCACTCCTCGCCCGGCTGACCGGGATCGAGGTCGTCAGCGACTTTCGCTCGGCCGACGTCGCCGCGGGCGGGCACGGCGCGCCGCTCGCTCCCGCGTATCACCGCGCGCTCGTCGCCGGGCTGGGGTCGGAGCCGGTCGCGGTGCTCAATCTCGGCGGGGTCGGGAATATCACTTGGTTCGGGGCGAGTGGGTGGGGCAGCTTCGACACCGGGCCGGGCAATGCGCTGATCGACGACTGGGTCCGCGCGGGCAACGGATCAAGCCACGATGCGGGAGGCGCGCTCGCCAGCAGCGGCATCGTCCACGAGCAGGTCGTCGATGCGATGCTCGACCTCGACTGGTTCGACCTGCCGGGGCCGAAGTCACTCGACCGCGCAGACTTCGGCCTCGGCACGGTGCGCGGACTGAGCCTCGCCGACGGTGCCGCGACGCTGACCGCCTTCACCGCGGCGACGGTCGCGCAGGCGCTCCGCCACGTCGCCGACCGCCCGGCGCACTTGCTCGTGACGGGGGGCGGGCGGCATAATCCGGCGTTGATGGCGATGCTTGCGACACGGACTGGGCTGCAAGTCACGCCGGTCGAGGCAGTCGGCTGGGACGGCGACGCGCTCGAAGCGGAGGCGTTCGGCTATCTCGCGGTGCGGGTGCTTAATGGGCTGCCGACGAGCTGGCCCGAGACGACCGGCGTGCCGCAACCGGTCACCGGCGGGCGGATCGATCGTCCGGCGGGCTGA
- a CDS encoding DNA polymerase III subunit gamma/tau has product MSELFAAAAEAPAAPPAVEYRVLARKYRPGDFASLLGQEAMVRTLGNAIARGQLAQAWLLTGVRGVGKTSTARIIAKALNCIGPDGTGGPTIAPCGVCEPCVAIAAGRHIDVIEMDAASNTGVDDVREIIEAVRYASVSARYKIYIVDEVHMLSKNAFNALLKTLEEPPPHVKFIFATTEVGKLPVTVLSRCQRFDLRRIPSEMLADHFARIVALEDATAEPEALALIARAAEGSVRDGLSILDQAIAHGAGAITAVAVRDMLGLSDRGAVRSLMALLLAGEAASALSAFKDSYDLGTDPAQVVQELLELVHTITRFKVADADDAAMSAEERAVVRDWATRLSFPNLHRLWQLLLKGLAEVHAAPVPVQAAEMALLRIIHASALPDPGELVRKLTERGEDGPAAPALPHAAPAAQGISALSAVIPAQAGTHLATGTARGDMGPGLRRDDERGEGSSARAPIAPPAASASPAPFPTLPTDYPGLVALMEESREPRLAHVLHDVVRLVDYAPPTLTIVAPSDLGPGFAQQLMLALGKATGGTRWTVTLARDGGARTLHEQAEARIQATRDAAMADPLVRQILAAFPDATLLGIDAADPDDLPHRNSADA; this is encoded by the coding sequence ATGAGTGAGCTGTTCGCCGCCGCCGCCGAAGCCCCCGCCGCTCCCCCGGCGGTCGAATATCGCGTCCTTGCCCGCAAGTACCGCCCCGGCGACTTCGCCTCGCTGCTTGGGCAGGAGGCGATGGTGCGGACGCTCGGCAACGCGATCGCGCGCGGGCAGCTGGCGCAGGCGTGGCTGCTGACCGGCGTGCGCGGGGTGGGCAAGACCTCGACCGCGCGGATCATCGCCAAGGCATTGAACTGCATCGGCCCCGACGGCACCGGCGGCCCGACGATCGCGCCCTGCGGGGTCTGCGAGCCGTGCGTCGCGATCGCCGCCGGGCGCCATATCGACGTCATCGAGATGGACGCGGCGTCGAACACCGGGGTCGACGACGTCCGCGAGATCATCGAGGCGGTGCGCTATGCCAGCGTCTCGGCGCGCTACAAGATCTACATCGTCGACGAAGTCCATATGCTGTCGAAGAACGCGTTCAACGCGCTGTTGAAGACGCTCGAGGAGCCGCCGCCGCACGTCAAGTTCATCTTCGCGACGACCGAGGTCGGCAAGCTGCCGGTCACCGTCCTGTCGCGCTGCCAGCGCTTCGACCTGCGCCGCATCCCGAGCGAGATGCTCGCCGACCATTTCGCGCGGATCGTCGCGCTCGAGGACGCGACCGCCGAGCCCGAGGCGCTCGCGCTGATCGCGCGCGCGGCGGAGGGATCGGTCCGCGACGGGCTGTCGATCCTCGACCAGGCGATCGCGCACGGCGCGGGGGCGATCACCGCCGTTGCCGTCCGCGACATGCTCGGCCTGTCGGACCGCGGCGCGGTCCGCTCGCTGATGGCGCTGCTGCTGGCGGGCGAGGCAGCGTCGGCGCTGTCGGCGTTCAAGGACAGCTACGACCTCGGCACCGATCCGGCGCAGGTCGTGCAGGAACTGCTCGAACTCGTCCACACGATCACGCGGTTCAAGGTCGCCGACGCCGACGACGCGGCGATGAGCGCCGAGGAGCGCGCGGTCGTCCGCGACTGGGCGACGCGGCTGTCGTTCCCCAATCTCCACCGGCTGTGGCAGTTATTGCTCAAGGGGCTGGCCGAGGTTCACGCCGCGCCGGTGCCGGTGCAGGCGGCGGAGATGGCGCTGCTACGGATCATCCACGCGAGCGCGCTGCCCGATCCGGGGGAGCTGGTCCGCAAGCTGACCGAGCGCGGGGAGGATGGGCCTGCCGCGCCCGCCCTTCCACACGCCGCGCCCGCTGCTCAGGGTATTTCCGCACTTTCAGCCGTCATCCCGGCGCAGGCCGGGACCCATCTCGCCACCGGCACGGCTCGCGGAGATATGGGTCCCGGCCTGCGCCGGGACGACGAAAGGGGGGAGGGATCGTCCGCTCGAGCGCCAATTGCGCCGCCAGCGGCAAGTGCCTCGCCTGCGCCATTCCCCACGCTCCCCACCGACTATCCCGGTCTCGTCGCGTTGATGGAGGAATCTCGCGAACCGCGCCTCGCGCACGTCCTCCACGACGTCGTCCGGCTGGTCGATTACGCTCCGCCGACCCTGACGATCGTCGCGCCGTCCGACCTCGGCCCCGGCTTCGCGCAGCAGCTGATGCTCGCGCTCGGCAAGGCGACGGGAGGCACGCGCTGGACGGTGACACTGGCGCGCGACGGCGGCGCGCGGACGCTCCACGAACAGGCCGAGGCGCGGATCCAGGCGACGCGCGACGCGGCGATGGCCGACCCGCTCGTGCGGCAGATCCTCGCGGCATTCCCCGACGCGACTTTGCTTGGTATCGATGCCGCCGACCCCGACGATTTACCGCACAGGAATTCAGCCGATGCCTAA
- a CDS encoding 2Fe-2S iron-sulfur cluster-binding protein produces the protein MTLVRFVSADGKRVVEITAPAGTRLLDLAQNNDQPLEGACEGAMACSTCHVLIKPEDFDRLPKATAEEEDMLDFAYGASRTSRLACQIWLTDDLATLEVKMPAASHDMTGR, from the coding sequence ATGACACTCGTCCGTTTCGTCTCCGCCGACGGCAAGCGCGTTGTCGAGATCACGGCTCCGGCAGGCACCCGCCTGCTCGACCTCGCGCAGAATAACGACCAGCCGCTCGAAGGCGCGTGCGAGGGGGCGATGGCGTGCTCGACGTGCCACGTGCTGATCAAACCGGAAGATTTCGACCGGCTGCCGAAAGCGACCGCCGAGGAGGAGGACATGCTCGACTTCGCCTACGGGGCGTCGCGCACCTCGCGACTGGCGTGCCAGATCTGGCTGACCGACGACCTCGCCACGCTCGAGGTCAAAATGCCTGCCGCGAGCCACGACATGACCGGGCGCTAG